Proteins from one Candidatus Hinthialibacter antarcticus genomic window:
- the pheA gene encoding prephenate dehydratase codes for MNAPEKDRSALEQQLNGIRNRIDEIDSEILSLLNDRARQAQAIGKLKSEREAEFYIPSREKAILDKLRELNDGPLTDEAVASVFREVISACRSLETMISIAYLGPEGSYHHAAAQIHFGRSANYIPTVTIGQVFEAMERNRADYGLVAIENSIEGSVAQTLDRVAHSTVKVIGERYLPISHCLISFSELSEIDKVYSHPQGLAQCRKWLESNLPNVQLIDSSSTSRAVQLCLEDRKAAAVASELASDIFEVPIQVRGVEDITGNTTRFYILGKKALQPSKEDKTSMAVYVRDQVGALYKMLEPFKKNKVNLTNIVSRPSKQEAWQYMFFLECEGHHQDENVAGAIRDIESFSLFVKILGSYPRALRPNRDEIL; via the coding sequence TTGAACGCCCCGGAAAAAGACCGTTCTGCATTAGAACAACAATTGAACGGAATTCGCAACCGCATCGACGAGATCGACAGCGAAATATTGAGTTTGCTCAACGACCGCGCCAGGCAGGCGCAGGCCATCGGCAAACTTAAAAGCGAACGTGAGGCCGAGTTTTATATCCCGTCGCGTGAAAAAGCGATTCTCGACAAATTGCGCGAACTGAATGACGGGCCGCTGACTGACGAAGCCGTCGCCAGCGTGTTCCGCGAAGTCATCAGCGCCTGCCGTTCACTGGAAACGATGATTTCGATTGCGTATCTCGGCCCCGAAGGCAGCTACCACCACGCTGCGGCGCAAATCCATTTCGGGCGTTCGGCGAATTACATCCCAACCGTGACCATCGGCCAGGTATTTGAGGCGATGGAGCGCAATCGCGCGGACTACGGCCTCGTTGCGATCGAGAACTCCATCGAAGGCAGCGTCGCGCAGACGCTTGACCGCGTTGCCCATTCAACCGTAAAAGTCATCGGCGAGCGTTACTTGCCGATTTCCCATTGCCTAATCAGTTTTTCGGAACTGAGCGAGATTGATAAAGTCTATTCGCACCCGCAGGGGCTTGCCCAATGCCGCAAATGGCTGGAGTCGAACCTGCCTAACGTGCAACTGATTGATAGTTCCAGCACGTCGCGCGCGGTGCAACTCTGTTTAGAAGACCGCAAGGCGGCGGCGGTCGCCAGCGAACTGGCGTCGGACATTTTTGAAGTGCCGATTCAGGTGCGCGGCGTGGAAGACATCACCGGAAACACCACCCGCTTCTATATCTTAGGCAAGAAAGCCTTGCAGCCCAGCAAAGAAGACAAGACCTCGATGGCGGTCTATGTGCGCGACCAGGTGGGCGCATTGTATAAGATGCTGGAGCCGTTCAAAAAGAACAAAGTCAATTTGACCAATATCGTTTCTCGCCCCAGCAAACAGGAAGCCTGGCAATATATGTTCTTTCTGGAATGCGAAGGCCATCATCAAGATGAAAACGTCGCGGGCGCAATCCGCGATATTGAATCCTTTAGCCTGTTCGTGAAGATTTTGGGGTCGTATCCCCGCGCGCTTCGTCCGAACAGAGACGAAATTTTGTAG
- a CDS encoding DUF5060 domain-containing protein: MSIHHCFARLRYGVLLPLACLIFAPLSYSLGQYEIFEAFAEDNAEYENPFDSDIVKVDATITAEFGETFLVPCFYTKDNQWGLRYAASEPGTYQYKINAVQDGAARELASGEFTIEPSDEQGFIRVGESGRYFVYDNGDSYFPLGENMGWVSRSLSDWTGYLDECHAAKINWIRIWMVSWGYTELVWSPQGGRYHGLDAYDLDNAALWDGILQNAKERGITVTLVVNHHGQYSNSTNPIWDENPYNKANGGYLNGPSEFFTDERAKKDYRDKLRYLVGRYGAFTNLMAWEFWNEVDLTSNFDMAVVRDWHEEMAAYLASIDPYDHLRSTSGSGDVSPLHRIDGIDYAQTHSYTNNLIERQQSVAKRYFEDEMHKPHFFSEMAYDWRGPTRSDKEGVSLHNQLWSSVHSYDCGTAMTWWWDNWIRPADLYHHFRFLADYIEDVDWEREQLLPTTVLIAPQKDNADDFTFIPEQGWGETDHETFEILPDGTVDGLNQATTFIHGNSHRNMAPNPVFQVTLDAPREFTVQLERVARAGAALRIYVNDALVRSEVFAASSEDTTMSGDQGRIVVSLAEGENSIKIRNVGADWVELRSLSISQFVQRPVGFARGAAERALVWIQDRAHRYVVFDQYPNAETLQPTTVKLPGYTSGEYRVVRFDPWSAARETIGDFQAGEAGLEFPLHTFTRDVAYQITRRSANVKSAKAH, translated from the coding sequence ATGTCGATACATCATTGTTTTGCACGGCTTCGTTATGGCGTTTTGTTGCCTCTCGCCTGTTTAATTTTCGCGCCGCTCTCTTATTCGCTTGGGCAATATGAAATTTTTGAAGCCTTCGCTGAAGATAACGCCGAGTATGAGAACCCCTTTGATTCAGACATTGTCAAAGTTGATGCGACCATAACGGCAGAATTCGGCGAGACCTTTCTTGTTCCTTGCTTTTATACCAAAGATAACCAATGGGGGCTGCGCTACGCGGCGTCTGAACCGGGAACCTATCAATATAAAATCAACGCTGTGCAAGACGGCGCCGCGCGTGAACTTGCGTCGGGTGAATTCACCATTGAGCCAAGCGACGAACAAGGCTTTATCCGTGTTGGCGAGAGCGGACGCTACTTTGTCTACGACAACGGCGACTCGTATTTTCCGCTGGGGGAAAACATGGGTTGGGTATCGCGTTCGCTTTCTGATTGGACGGGATATCTCGACGAGTGCCACGCCGCCAAGATCAACTGGATTCGCATCTGGATGGTTTCGTGGGGCTATACCGAACTGGTGTGGTCTCCGCAGGGCGGACGCTACCACGGCCTGGACGCATACGATCTCGATAACGCCGCGCTGTGGGACGGCATCCTGCAAAACGCCAAAGAGCGGGGAATTACCGTCACCCTGGTCGTCAACCATCACGGGCAATATTCAAATTCGACCAACCCCATTTGGGATGAAAACCCCTACAACAAAGCCAACGGCGGCTATCTAAACGGTCCCTCCGAATTCTTTACCGACGAGCGCGCAAAAAAAGATTACCGCGACAAGTTGCGTTATCTCGTCGGGCGGTATGGCGCCTTCACCAATTTAATGGCGTGGGAATTTTGGAACGAAGTTGATCTCACCTCCAATTTTGACATGGCCGTTGTTCGCGACTGGCATGAAGAAATGGCGGCGTACCTCGCCTCGATTGATCCATACGATCACCTGCGTTCCACCAGCGGATCGGGCGACGTGTCGCCTTTGCATCGAATCGACGGCATTGATTACGCCCAAACTCATTCCTACACAAATAATCTGATCGAACGCCAGCAATCGGTCGCGAAGCGCTATTTTGAAGATGAAATGCACAAGCCGCATTTCTTCTCAGAAATGGCGTACGACTGGCGCGGGCCGACCCGGTCTGACAAAGAAGGGGTGAGCCTGCACAACCAGTTATGGTCGTCGGTGCATAGTTATGACTGCGGGACGGCGATGACATGGTGGTGGGACAATTGGATCCGCCCGGCGGATTTATATCATCACTTTCGGTTTCTCGCCGACTATATAGAAGATGTCGATTGGGAGCGCGAACAATTGCTGCCGACGACGGTTTTGATCGCGCCGCAAAAAGACAATGCCGATGACTTTACCTTCATCCCAGAGCAGGGATGGGGGGAGACTGACCACGAAACCTTTGAAATTCTTCCAGATGGGACTGTTGACGGATTAAATCAGGCGACGACCTTTATTCATGGCAACTCCCATCGCAATATGGCTCCAAACCCTGTATTTCAAGTGACTTTAGACGCCCCGCGCGAGTTTACGGTCCAGTTAGAGCGGGTTGCGCGGGCCGGCGCCGCCTTGAGGATTTATGTGAATGATGCGCTTGTTCGCTCCGAGGTATTCGCTGCAAGCAGTGAAGATACTACAATGTCCGGCGATCAAGGCCGAATCGTTGTCTCCCTTGCTGAGGGAGAAAACAGCATCAAAATTCGTAATGTAGGGGCCGACTGGGTCGAATTGCGCTCGTTGTCGATTAGCCAATTTGTGCAGAGACCCGTTGGATTTGCGCGCGGCGCCGCCGAACGCGCATTGGTATGGATTCAGGACCGGGCGCACCGTTATGTTGTGTTCGACCAATATCCAAACGCTGAAACCTTGCAGCCTACGACGGTCAAGTTGCCTGGGTATACGTCAGGCGAGTATCGAGTCGTCCGGTTTGATCCGTGGTCCGCTGCACGGGAAACAATCGGTGATTTTCAAGCGGGGGAGGCGGGGCTTGAGTTCCCGCTGCATACTTTCACGCGGGATGTTGCGTATCAAATTACGAGACGCAGCGCAAATGTTAAATCAGCAAAGGCGCATTGA
- a CDS encoding DUF494 family protein, with protein MLTRLIEMVSFILAKSLEHEDEDWGLVRRELTEQLEGRGFNDNEIDVAFEVANRIRSRIEDGASVPFPFKTNLVYQYLEQMKLTPQARGYLTRLVVEGKLTPQQREEVVERSFFFDSQEVDEDDVQFLVNMILGGDGWIGEDSPNMSYILH; from the coding sequence ATGTTGACCCGCTTAATTGAAATGGTGAGTTTTATTCTGGCAAAATCGCTGGAACATGAAGATGAGGATTGGGGGTTGGTTCGGCGCGAATTGACCGAACAACTCGAGGGACGGGGTTTCAACGACAACGAAATCGACGTTGCGTTTGAGGTCGCGAACCGGATCCGCTCACGTATTGAAGACGGCGCTTCGGTTCCGTTTCCATTCAAAACTAATTTAGTTTATCAATATTTGGAACAAATGAAGTTGACCCCGCAGGCGCGCGGCTATTTAACGCGGCTCGTGGTCGAAGGCAAATTGACCCCCCAACAACGCGAAGAAGTGGTTGAACGCTCGTTCTTTTTCGACTCGCAAGAAGTCGATGAAGATGACGTGCAGTTTCTGGTCAATATGATTCTGGGCGGCGATGGCTGGATCGGCGAAGATTCGCCCAATATGTCTTACATCTTGCACTGA
- a CDS encoding prephenate dehydrogenase/arogenate dehydrogenase family protein, with the protein MARDLPFFQRIGIYGVGLLGGSVGLAIKRRWPQAQVVGIGRSVERLNEAVQCGAVDEISTQPDAIEPKLDALILCTPVRLIPENFKQTLASLTPNAVVTDVGSTKDELVAQCEAVAGNRVRFVGSHPMAGSHETGVAAARAELLDGRVCIVTPNETSDAEAVKLTLEFWQELGMRVTEMSPADHDRLTAHSSHLPHLTAKALCRVAEAQGDAILPVVGTGFHDTTRLAAGSPDIWFDICLDNQSAICDALTALSDELISLKKLIESGDEAGLREFLEKAKAWKDKHGPRNDSKE; encoded by the coding sequence GTGGCCCGCGATCTCCCCTTTTTTCAACGAATTGGAATTTACGGCGTCGGCTTGCTCGGCGGTTCGGTGGGTCTTGCGATCAAACGGCGCTGGCCGCAAGCGCAAGTGGTCGGCATCGGGCGTTCAGTCGAACGCTTGAATGAAGCGGTCCAATGCGGCGCGGTCGATGAAATTTCCACGCAGCCGGACGCAATCGAACCAAAATTGGATGCGCTGATATTGTGTACGCCGGTGCGATTGATTCCAGAAAATTTCAAACAAACGCTTGCTTCTCTCACGCCCAACGCGGTGGTGACTGACGTGGGCAGCACCAAAGACGAGCTGGTTGCGCAATGTGAGGCTGTTGCTGGAAATCGGGTACGATTTGTTGGCTCGCATCCCATGGCGGGGTCGCATGAGACCGGCGTTGCGGCGGCGCGGGCGGAACTTCTCGACGGGCGCGTTTGCATCGTGACGCCCAATGAAACCAGTGACGCCGAAGCGGTGAAACTCACGCTCGAATTTTGGCAGGAACTGGGTATGCGCGTGACTGAAATGTCGCCCGCCGACCATGACCGATTGACGGCCCATTCCAGCCATTTGCCCCATCTCACGGCGAAGGCGTTGTGCCGCGTCGCAGAGGCCCAGGGCGACGCCATCTTGCCCGTGGTTGGGACGGGTTTTCACGACACCACCCGGCTGGCGGCGGGAAGCCCTGACATTTGGTTCGACATCTGCCTGGACAATCAGAGCGCAATTTGCGACGCTTTAACGGCGCTGTCTGATGAACTTATTTCCTTAAAGAAATTGATCGAATCGGGCGACGAGGCGGGCTTGCGCGAGTTTCTTGAAAAAGCCAAAGCCTGGAAAGATAAGCACGGCCCGCGCAACGACTCAAAAGAATAA